The genomic stretch GGATATTTTGCGCACGCATGTCCTCGATGGCGGCGGCGACATTCTTGGCGAAGTCATGCGCGGCGCGGCCATGGTCGCGGAACGTGTCGGGCGCTGCCACGGTGCGGTGGTGCACGGGCACGCCCTTGGCGCCGACCGCCGCCGGCGACAGCTGCGCGGTGGCGATCGTGGCGCCGTGATAGGCGAAGTCGGTGATGATGACGCCGGTGTTGCCGGTGGAATGCTGCGCGATGCGGATGGCGAGGTCGTTGGCCTCGCTGCCGGTGCAGGTGAACATGGCGTGGCCGAGATGGGACGGAACGGTACCAAGCAGCTTTTCCGCGTAGTCGAGGATGATCTCGCTCAGATAGCGCGTGTGCGTGTTGAGCGTGGCGGCCTGCCCCGACAGCGCCTCGACGACGCGTGGATGGCAGTGGCCGACCGAAGCGACATTGTTGTAGGCGTCGAGGAATTTGCGACCGCCCGCATCGTAGAGCCAGACACCGCTGCCGCGCACCAGATGGATCGGGTTACGGTAGAAGGCGCGGTAGGTTGGCCCAAGCAGCCTGGCGCGGCGTTCGAGCAGCGCGCGATCCTGTGCCGAAGCGTCGGTCTCTGTAAAGGCGTTTGTGGGTGAGGACTGAGACACGGGCATCTACTCCGGATTGGAATGGTCGAGAAAATAGCGGCGGGCCTCCGCCGACGACAGCCCATCGAGCCGTTCGAGCGAAGTCCAGACCTCGGTGATGAGGCGCAGCACATAGTCGCGCTTGGCCGGAAAGCGTTCCGCCTGCCAGCTGGCGATGTTGGCGATGAGCGCGAGGCGAGCGCGGATCAGATCGAAAAGGATGCCAATCTCCTCGGCCTCGAGCGGCTGCACCGACTGATAGCCGGCGACGAAACGCGCGGCCGGTGCCAGCGGGTGCCCCTCCGCCGGCCAGCGGTAGACGGCGCCGATGGCGAGGTCGCAGATCAGCGGCGAATGGATCATGTCGCCGAAATCGAGGATGCCGCTGACCACCTCCGGCCGCGAGGCGTCCATTACCACATTGTAGGAGTTCATGTCGTTGTGGACGATCTGCGCGCGCAGGCTCGGGATGACCGGCGCCGCATGCTCCTCGAAAGCGTCGATGACGCGCTCGACCATGGCCCGGTGGCCGGCATCGGCGATATGCGCCATCATCGGCCGCGTCTTGGCGACCTTGCGGATATCCCAGAGCAGGTCGCTGCCGGCCGCCGGATGGAAGAAGCCGCGCAGTGCCCGGCCAAGGCGGGCGAGGAAAATGCCGAGATTGCGATCCTGCGCCGCCGATGTGGGCGAACGCGACAGCAACTGGCCGGGCAGATAGGTGACCAGCCGGATGATGCGCGGCGCCGATCCGCCGACGCCCACCGTGAACTGCGCTTCGCCCGCAAGGCTCTTGCGCACCGAAGGAACCGGCAAGGTCGGGTCGACCGCAAGGATATGGTGGAGCGCCTTGTTCTGGAAATCGGTGAAGCCGGCCTCTTCCGCCGGGTGGGAGACCTTGAGGACGAACTCGCCCTCGCCGTCGGTCTGAATGTGGAAATTGTGGTCGCGTTCCCCCGGCAGCGGGCGCGCGCTGCCGGTCAGTCCATAGTGCCGGCGCAAGATGGCGAGCGCGTCGGCAATCGAGACATCGGGCGCGTCCTCGGCCAGCGTTTCGCCGAAAGCGTCAGTCACGGCTGCGTTCATGCGCTCGCCTCCGGACCGATGGGCTCTAGACCGCACCAGTCGGCGATGAACAGCGCGATGGTCTGGGTGACCTTGCGCACCGAATCCAGATCGACGGCCTCGTCATAGCCATGCGGCATGCGGCAGATCGGGCCATAGACGATCGCCGGCGTGTCGGCATAGAGGCCGAAGAAGCGCGCATCGGTGGTCGCCGAGGTGACGTGTTCCGTCAGCGGCTCGCCCCACACGGCGACATGGCTGCGGCGCAGCACGGCTTCCATCTCGTCGGCGCCCTCCAGGACATAGCCCTCGGCCATGAAGCCGTTGTAGCTCATCTTGGGCGGGCGATTGGCCAGGAAAGGATCGGCACGCGCCGCATCGGCGATGCAGGCTTCGAGTTCGGCCCTGGCGTCCTCGAGCTTCTGGCCGGGATAGGTCGCGACCCGCATCTCGAAGACGCAGCGCGCCGGAACGCTCGACGTCCATTCGCCGCCTTCGATCTTGCCGAGGTTGAAGCGGATCGGATGCGGATGATCGCAGAAATGCTTGTCGTCGACCTTGCGCGCATTCCAGACGATTTCGAGCTGCTTCAGCGCCTGGATGATGAGAAAGGCCTTTTCGATGGCGTTGGCGCCGGCCGAGAAAGCGCCCGACGCATGCTGCGGATCGCCGTCGACCTCGACCCTGAACCAGATCGGCCCGACCTGCGCCCGCATCAAGCGCGGTTCCAAGGGCTCGGGAATCAAGGCGGCGTCGGCGCGGTAGCCGCGTTGCAGGCAGGCGAGCGCGCCATTGCCGGTGCATTCCTCCTCGACCACCGACTGGAGGTAGACATTCGCGGCCGGCTGATAGCCGAGGCCGCGCAAGGCGGCGAGCGCATAGAGACAGGCCGACAGGCCGGCCTTCATGTCGCCGGCGCCGCGGCCATGCATCCAGCCATCCTCGATGGCCGGGTCGTAGGGATCGCGCACCCAGCGGTCGAGCGGCCCCGTCGGCACCACATCGATATGGCCGTTGAGGATCAGCGAGCGGCCGGTA from Mesorhizobium sp. 113-3-3 encodes the following:
- a CDS encoding phosphotransferase is translated as MNAAVTDAFGETLAEDAPDVSIADALAILRRHYGLTGSARPLPGERDHNFHIQTDGEGEFVLKVSHPAEEAGFTDFQNKALHHILAVDPTLPVPSVRKSLAGEAQFTVGVGGSAPRIIRLVTYLPGQLLSRSPTSAAQDRNLGIFLARLGRALRGFFHPAAGSDLLWDIRKVAKTRPMMAHIADAGHRAMVERVIDAFEEHAAPVIPSLRAQIVHNDMNSYNVVMDASRPEVVSGILDFGDMIHSPLICDLAIGAVYRWPAEGHPLAPAARFVAGYQSVQPLEAEEIGILFDLIRARLALIANIASWQAERFPAKRDYVLRLITEVWTSLERLDGLSSAEARRYFLDHSNPE
- a CDS encoding ArgE/DapE family deacylase, whose translation is MPERIADEAILRAVDDGFARQVAFLADLVRFPSQRGEEHAAQSFMAAAYQADGYAVDMWRVDVDAIRDLPGFSPVAVSYDDAFNVVATHTPRNATGRSLILNGHIDVVPTGPLDRWVRDPYDPAIEDGWMHGRGAGDMKAGLSACLYALAALRGLGYQPAANVYLQSVVEEECTGNGALACLQRGYRADAALIPEPLEPRLMRAQVGPIWFRVEVDGDPQHASGAFSAGANAIEKAFLIIQALKQLEIVWNARKVDDKHFCDHPHPIRFNLGKIEGGEWTSSVPARCVFEMRVATYPGQKLEDARAELEACIADAARADPFLANRPPKMSYNGFMAEGYVLEGADEMEAVLRRSHVAVWGEPLTEHVTSATTDARFFGLYADTPAIVYGPICRMPHGYDEAVDLDSVRKVTQTIALFIADWCGLEPIGPEASA